In a single window of the Panicum virgatum strain AP13 unplaced genomic scaffold, P.virgatum_v5 scaffold_1235, whole genome shotgun sequence genome:
- the LOC120693968 gene encoding uncharacterized protein LOC120693968 isoform X1: MQAIKINAEHTESVRKDLLRVHEMRDGLFSVHEMRDGSMTGCLHSVGSDLTCTWELPELQQNVSMQSGQEAAAVDKDPRTPTSVREPAVPVCSLESGVLEQGIKKSITGADEMQSTQDKCSNGAATKGKGKGTEVAVGESSSGAGKWVVSKTESGAAVTDPLGGSTPKRLRTAGSVVAGAGWASTVEELVQQAAGRLVQQEKAGNASAGMVVDAVLELLGDALGVASPLAGSSDTAVVMALCAVYKQLTMKRLNEGVAVETARDL, translated from the exons ATGCAGGCCATCAAAATCAATGCAGAGCATACTGAATCTGTGCGCAAAGACCTTCTGAGAG TCCATGAAATGAGAGATGGCCTCTTTTCAGTCCATGAAATGAGAGATGGCTCCATGACAGGTTGCCTCCACTCAGTTGGGTCTGATCTTACTTGTACCTGGGAGCTTCCAGAGCTGCAGCAGAATGTGTCCATGCAGAGCGGCCAAGAAGCTGCGGCAGTGGACAAGGATCCCAGGACTCCTACAAGTGTGCGTGAG CCGGCTGTGCCTGTTTGTTCCCTGGAGAGTGGAGTGCTTGAACAGGGAATCAAAAAGTCCATAACTGGTGCTGATGAGATGCAATCTACCCAGGATAAGTGCTCCAATGGGGCTGCAACAAAGGGCAAAGGGAAGGGGACAGAGGTAGCTGTTGGTGAGTCATCCAGTGGAGCTGGCAAATGGGTGGTTAGTAAAACAG AGAGCGGTGCTGCAGTGACCGACCCTCTGGGTGGCTCGACCCCGAAGAGGCTGAGGACCGCAGGCTCTGTTGTAGCAGGTGCTGGCTGGGCTTCAACAGTTGAGGAGTTGGTGCAGCAGGCGGCTGGGCGTCTGGTGCAGCAGGAGAAGGCGGGCAACGCCAGTGCCGGCATGGTCGTGGATGCTGTGTTGGAGCTGTTGGGTGACGCGTTGGGTGTGGCATCTCCGCTGGCCGGGTCCTCGGACACGGCGGTGGTGATGGCGTTGTGCGCCGTGTACAAGCAGCTGACAATGAAGAGGCTCAACGAGGGAGTCGCAGTGGAGACGGCAAGGGACCTGTAG
- the LOC120693968 gene encoding uncharacterized protein LOC120693968 isoform X2, producing MQAIKINAEHTESVRKDLLRGCLHSVGSDLTCTWELPELQQNVSMQSGQEAAAVDKDPRTPTSVREPAVPVCSLESGVLEQGIKKSITGADEMQSTQDKCSNGAATKGKGKGTEVAVGESSSGAGKWVVSKTESGAAVTDPLGGSTPKRLRTAGSVVAGAGWASTVEELVQQAAGRLVQQEKAGNASAGMVVDAVLELLGDALGVASPLAGSSDTAVVMALCAVYKQLTMKRLNEGVAVETARDL from the exons ATGCAGGCCATCAAAATCAATGCAGAGCATACTGAATCTGTGCGCAAAGACCTTCTGAGAG GTTGCCTCCACTCAGTTGGGTCTGATCTTACTTGTACCTGGGAGCTTCCAGAGCTGCAGCAGAATGTGTCCATGCAGAGCGGCCAAGAAGCTGCGGCAGTGGACAAGGATCCCAGGACTCCTACAAGTGTGCGTGAG CCGGCTGTGCCTGTTTGTTCCCTGGAGAGTGGAGTGCTTGAACAGGGAATCAAAAAGTCCATAACTGGTGCTGATGAGATGCAATCTACCCAGGATAAGTGCTCCAATGGGGCTGCAACAAAGGGCAAAGGGAAGGGGACAGAGGTAGCTGTTGGTGAGTCATCCAGTGGAGCTGGCAAATGGGTGGTTAGTAAAACAG AGAGCGGTGCTGCAGTGACCGACCCTCTGGGTGGCTCGACCCCGAAGAGGCTGAGGACCGCAGGCTCTGTTGTAGCAGGTGCTGGCTGGGCTTCAACAGTTGAGGAGTTGGTGCAGCAGGCGGCTGGGCGTCTGGTGCAGCAGGAGAAGGCGGGCAACGCCAGTGCCGGCATGGTCGTGGATGCTGTGTTGGAGCTGTTGGGTGACGCGTTGGGTGTGGCATCTCCGCTGGCCGGGTCCTCGGACACGGCGGTGGTGATGGCGTTGTGCGCCGTGTACAAGCAGCTGACAATGAAGAGGCTCAACGAGGGAGTCGCAGTGGAGACGGCAAGGGACCTGTAG
- the LOC120693958 gene encoding uncharacterized protein LOC120693958, giving the protein MILDFIDLSSDDDKVVAQYVDLTSDEGDFEREHLAYGQGDAAQGITFLKQEFVADDGQAEAAQCTGILQMQELGAYDGQANAAQSTNTMQELTVDDGQGDAAQGTATLQVLAQKTKEAEITEHNLLPQIEMLSRGF; this is encoded by the exons ATGATACTGGACTTTATTGACCTGTCCAGTGATGATGATAAGGTGGTTGCACAATATGTTGACTTGACTAGTGACGAGGGCGATTTTGAAAGAGAGCATCTTGCTTATGGACAAGGTGATGCTGCTCAGGGCATAACATTTCTTAAACAGGAGTTCGTTGCAGAtgatggacaagctgaagctgcCCAGTGCACAGGGATATTACAGATGCAAGAACTTGGAGCATATGATGGACAAGCCAATGCTGCCCAGAGCACAAATACTATGCAAGAACTTACTGTAGATGATGGGCAAGGCGATGCTGCCCAGGGCACAGCGACATTACAG GTGCTGGCTCAGAAGACAAAGGAGGCAGAGATCACGGAACATAATTTGCTGCCTCAA ATTGAGATGTTGTCCAGAGGTTTCTGA